The following are encoded in a window of Mannheimia varigena genomic DNA:
- a CDS encoding NADH:flavin oxidoreductase/NADH oxidase, which produces MAKFRKLFTPFTIKNLELKNRVVMPPMCQYSATDGVPNDWHFVHYTSRAIGGVGLIIVEMTNVAPNGRISPNCLGLWNDEQEAQFKRIVDSVHTHGSKIGIQIAHAGRKAQDEPNAVAPSAIHYGELDYAGQNLITPRELTTEEVKELVVAFQNSVKRAVAAGFDTIELHAAHGYLIHQFYSPKSNKRTDEYGKDPMLFGEQVIKAAKEVMPADMPLIVRISAQEYGKDGFDSDYGVEVAKRFAEAGADMLDISGGGDGVLYADNHPEFYAGYQVSLAEKVKKATGLPVIAVGMLDEPAVADHVLGLENADLVAVGRALLRDPYWVLNAQYNRNAANSSEMQFVPFQYQRGFM; this is translated from the coding sequence ATGGCAAAATTTAGAAAATTATTCACTCCATTTACTATCAAAAATCTTGAACTCAAAAACCGTGTGGTGATGCCACCGATGTGCCAATATTCCGCCACAGACGGTGTGCCGAATGATTGGCATTTTGTGCATTATACCAGTCGTGCGATTGGTGGTGTTGGGCTGATTATTGTTGAGATGACCAATGTCGCTCCAAATGGACGCATTAGCCCAAATTGTTTAGGTTTGTGGAATGATGAGCAAGAAGCCCAATTTAAACGTATTGTGGATAGCGTTCACACTCACGGCTCAAAAATCGGTATTCAAATCGCCCACGCTGGGCGTAAAGCTCAAGACGAACCAAATGCGGTTGCCCCTTCAGCAATTCATTATGGCGAATTAGATTATGCAGGGCAAAATCTGATTACCCCTCGTGAATTAACCACAGAAGAAGTCAAAGAGTTGGTTGTTGCTTTCCAAAATTCAGTAAAACGAGCCGTCGCTGCAGGTTTTGATACGATTGAACTGCACGCCGCTCACGGCTATTTAATCCATCAATTCTATTCGCCAAAATCAAATAAACGTACAGACGAATACGGCAAAGACCCAATGCTATTCGGCGAGCAAGTTATTAAAGCCGCAAAAGAAGTAATGCCTGCGGATATGCCTTTAATCGTACGAATTTCTGCCCAAGAGTACGGCAAAGATGGCTTTGATAGCGACTATGGTGTTGAAGTGGCTAAACGTTTTGCAGAAGCTGGTGCGGATATGTTAGATATCAGCGGTGGTGGCGATGGCGTATTATATGCAGACAACCACCCTGAGTTTTATGCTGGCTACCAAGTTTCTCTTGCAGAAAAAGTGAAAAAAGCAACAGGCTTACCTGTAATTGCAGTCGGCATGCTTGATGAGCCAGCCGTTGCCGACCATGTTTTAGGTTTAGAAAATGCAGATTTAGTAGCCGTTGGACGAGCATTATTGCGTGATCCGTATTGGGTACTGAATGCTCAATATAACCGAAACGCTGCCAACAGCTCAGAGATGCAATTTGTGCCATTCCAATATCAACGTGGGTTTATGTAG
- a CDS encoding LysR family transcriptional regulator: MSDIRTLDLNLLKAFVVLLDECNVSRAAKRLSVTQPAMSGILNRLRESFNDQLFVRVQHGMQPTERALQLGQTARSILQEINTMLQPPVLEPEKLTMTLRIAAMDYVQQIIALPLILRLRRLAPNVRVALLPVQGQNIKTLFEQNKIDLALVSQEHLSADIPRTVLYEERYVCAMSHTHSLANKKLTLEQFCELPFAMLSYNGGEFSGATDIALQKLGKQRKVMVSVNHISLLPQLLQGSDLVAVLPEHLAKTLPNVHLQSPPIEVEGFTMMMAWHERTEQDIAHRWLRDILKDVVK; this comes from the coding sequence ATGAGCGATATCAGAACCCTTGACTTAAACCTACTAAAAGCCTTTGTCGTATTGCTAGATGAATGTAATGTGAGCCGAGCGGCGAAGCGGCTTTCGGTTACGCAACCTGCAATGAGCGGAATTTTAAATCGGTTAAGAGAGAGTTTTAATGACCAATTATTCGTGCGAGTGCAGCACGGTATGCAGCCTACAGAGAGGGCATTGCAATTAGGCCAGACGGCTCGTAGCATCTTACAAGAAATCAACACTATGTTACAGCCACCTGTGTTAGAGCCTGAAAAACTGACAATGACCCTGCGTATTGCTGCAATGGATTATGTTCAGCAAATTATTGCTCTACCGCTAATTTTGCGTCTTCGCCGCCTTGCTCCGAATGTAAGGGTGGCACTATTGCCTGTGCAAGGACAGAATATAAAAACATTATTTGAACAGAATAAAATTGATTTAGCGTTAGTTAGTCAGGAGCATTTAAGTGCGGATATACCAAGAACAGTGTTGTATGAAGAGCGTTATGTTTGTGCGATGAGCCATACGCATTCTCTAGCGAATAAAAAACTCACATTGGAACAGTTTTGTGAATTACCGTTCGCAATGCTCTCTTACAATGGTGGCGAATTTAGTGGAGCGACAGACATCGCATTGCAAAAATTAGGCAAACAACGCAAGGTAATGGTTTCGGTAAACCATATTTCACTTTTGCCACAACTGTTACAAGGCTCAGATTTAGTGGCTGTGTTACCTGAACATTTAGCCAAAACCTTACCGAACGTGCATTTGCAATCTCCGCCTATTGAGGTGGAAGGTTTTACGATGATGATGGCGTGGCACGAACGAACCGAGCAAGATATTGCTCATCGTTGGTTAAGAGATATTTTGAAAGATGTGGTGAAATAG
- a CDS encoding NADPH-dependent FMN reductase, with translation MAKQIAVLIGSNSKTSFSQLTVRHLQKMAPASIQLNIVEIADLPLYDRDLDENSPAQYTRVREAVAKADGVLFVTPEHNAGISAMLKNAIDVVSRPMGESKWLGKPVGIVTVGASAGGGVRVADQLRAITSGAFVNMPTLPFALSVGNLFGGVFAEDGEIANDALKGSMQNFINAYAEFVEKF, from the coding sequence ATGGCAAAACAAATAGCAGTATTAATCGGCAGCAACAGCAAAACTTCATTTAGTCAATTAACGGTTCGCCACTTACAAAAAATGGCACCGGCAAGCATTCAATTAAACATTGTTGAAATTGCAGACTTACCTCTTTATGACCGTGATTTAGATGAAAATAGCCCTGCACAATACACCCGTGTGCGTGAAGCAGTGGCAAAAGCAGACGGCGTTTTATTCGTTACCCCTGAACACAACGCAGGCATTTCAGCAATGTTAAAAAATGCGATTGACGTAGTTTCTCGCCCAATGGGTGAAAGCAAATGGCTTGGCAAACCTGTGGGTATTGTTACTGTAGGAGCAAGTGCAGGCGGTGGTGTGCGTGTAGCAGATCAACTCCGCGCTATCACCTCTGGTGCATTCGTGAATATGCCTACCCTACCATTTGCTTTAAGCGTCGGTAACTTATTCGGCGGTGTATTTGCAGAAGATGGTGAAATTGCAAATGATGCATTAAAAGGCTCAATGCAAAACTTCATCAATGCTTATGCGGAATTTGTAGAAAAATTTTAA
- a CDS encoding patatin-like phospholipase family protein, whose amino-acid sequence MSVLKKIKSISTLAVVTTLSACSLVMYKPVDTIKQVNPESGYRQKSVIKENAKDGNIVVVMFSGGGTRAAALGYGVLEELQKAKVKGTQKGNTLLDNIDMVFGVSGGSVLATYFALEGKAIIPKFANNFLKSNFQKDILTEVFSLSNLPRLSSPQFGRGDLLQERFNLALYKGKKFGDLVKNRKGPFAVISATDMNIGQQLTFTQETFDGLCLNLNDLEIARAVAASSAVPLIFAPLTLNNNGGNCNFSLPEAFAEQEKTANGLVNIEETEHPLSFYQDSKERPFIHLVDGGLTDNLGLASVLDMSDLLGVEEMYKQVSELRVKNIVVINVNAQNEVSSEIDKTADVPGVKDVVNTIINVPIDSTTQINLQRYSQFSDSWNEYSNKQQAKVEMYFVNLGLKELPDGQLKKEVLNIPTSFYLPKEDIDKLRESARILLEQSEIYKKALQALQ is encoded by the coding sequence ATGTCTGTTTTAAAGAAAATAAAATCTATTTCAACTTTAGCTGTAGTAACAACGCTATCCGCTTGTAGCTTGGTTATGTATAAACCTGTTGATACAATCAAACAGGTTAATCCTGAAAGTGGTTATCGCCAAAAAAGCGTGATAAAAGAAAATGCTAAAGACGGCAACATTGTTGTTGTAATGTTTTCAGGCGGTGGTACACGAGCCGCGGCACTTGGTTATGGAGTGTTGGAAGAATTACAAAAAGCGAAAGTGAAAGGTACTCAGAAAGGCAATACGTTATTGGATAATATTGATATGGTTTTTGGGGTGTCAGGCGGTTCGGTATTAGCCACTTATTTTGCGTTGGAGGGAAAAGCGATTATCCCTAAATTTGCGAATAACTTTTTAAAATCAAATTTTCAGAAAGATATTCTTACAGAAGTGTTTTCGCTCTCTAATTTACCTCGTTTAAGCTCGCCGCAATTTGGACGAGGGGATTTGCTACAAGAACGCTTTAACTTAGCTCTTTATAAAGGCAAAAAATTTGGCGATTTAGTGAAAAATCGCAAAGGACCATTTGCTGTTATTAGCGCAACGGATATGAACATCGGGCAGCAACTCACATTCACTCAAGAAACCTTTGATGGGCTTTGTCTTAACTTAAACGATTTAGAAATTGCTCGAGCCGTTGCAGCATCAAGTGCTGTACCACTGATTTTTGCTCCACTCACACTCAATAATAACGGCGGAAATTGTAATTTCAGTTTACCAGAAGCCTTTGCTGAACAAGAAAAAACAGCGAATGGTTTAGTAAATATTGAAGAAACAGAACATCCGCTTAGCTTTTATCAAGACAGTAAAGAGCGCCCGTTTATCCATTTAGTTGATGGCGGCTTAACCGATAATTTAGGCTTAGCCTCAGTACTAGATATGTCTGATTTGCTAGGTGTTGAGGAAATGTATAAACAGGTTAGCGAGCTAAGAGTAAAAAACATTGTTGTAATTAATGTGAACGCACAAAATGAAGTCTCGAGTGAAATTGATAAAACCGCTGACGTTCCTGGTGTGAAAGATGTGGTCAATACAATCATCAATGTACCGATTGATAGCACTACACAAATTAATCTTCAGCGTTATAGCCAATTTAGCGATAGTTGGAATGAATACTCCAATAAGCAGCAAGCAAAAGTGGAGATGTATTTTGTTAATTTAGGCTTGAAAGAATTGCCTGATGGTCAATTGAAAAAAGAGGTATTGAATATTCCAACATCTTTTTATTTACCAAAAGAAGATATTGATAAATTGCGTGAATCAGCTCGCATTTTATTAGAGCAATCAGAGATTTATAAAAAAGCGTTACAGGCTTTACAATAA